The Terriglobia bacterium DNA window GAATGCGCCCGCCTGGCACGGGAAAAAAACGTCCCATTAAAGAAAGTACAGGCAATGGCCGTAAAGGCGTATCTCGAGGGTTGAACTTATTGGAAATTCGAGATTGGAAGTTCGAAATCGAAAATCGAGGAACCCAATCTCCAATTTCGAACCTCCAATCTCGAATTTCCAATAAGTTTGCCGTACCAAAGGGTGCGCCTGATCTCTCTTTCCCACCAACCTGATACACTAGTTATTTATGCCCAACACGTTTTACATCACTACGCCGCTGTACTATGTGAACGCGCCGCCTCACCTGGGGGGCACATATACGACGATCGTCGCCGACACCATTGCCCGATATAAACGCTTGATGGGTTTCGACGTTAAGTTGTTCTGCGGGACGGACGAACACGGCCAGAATATCGAACGGGCTGCCAAAAAACGGGGTATTTCGCCTCAGCAACTTGCAGATCAGGTCTACACCCAGTATCGGGATCTCTGGAAGCTGATCGGAATCGAATACGATGAATTCGTCAGGACCACCGAGCAGCGTCATCATGCCAGCGTGATCGAGCTTTACACGCGCGCCAAGGCGAACGGCTATGTCTATAAGGGTTCCTATTCCGGCTGGTACTGCGTTTCATGTGAGGCTTACGCGCCGGAAAGCGATCCCTCCACACCTGTGCCTTGTCCGGATTGCGGGCGGCAGACAGAGTGGTTTTCCGAAGAGAGCTATTTCTTTAAATTATCCGCATTCCAGGAACGGCTTCTCGAGTTGTATGAGAAAAATCCGTCCTTTATCCGGCCTGAATCGCGCCGTAATGAAATTGCATCATTTGTAAAGGGCGGCCTGAAGGACCTATCGATCAGCCGCGCCACGTTGAAGTGGGGGATTCCACTTCCGGACGATCCCAATCACGTTTTTTACGTATGGTTTGACGCGCTCACGGCTTATATGAGCGGTATCGGTTATAAAACGGACCCCGCAAAGTTTGAGAAATACTGGCCGGTGGATACTCACCTGGTGGGCAAGGACATCCTGAGATTCCATACGGTTTACTGGCCGGCCTTCCTGATGGCCGCTGGAGTCGACACGCCGAAATCCGTCTTTGGGCATGGCTGGTGGCTGTCCAAGGACGTCAAGATGTCCAAGTCGCGTGGCAACGTGATGGACCCGTTCCTCCTTCACGAAGTGTTCGGTTCCGACTTGCTGCGCTATTACCTGCTGCGGGAAATGGTCTTCGGCCAGGACTGCAACTTTGCAATCGAGGCGATCATTCAGAGATACAACAGCGATCTCGCAAACGATCTGGGAAATCTCCTTAGCCGGACGACGGCCATGATTGCGAAGTACCGGAACAGCCAGATTCCGCAATCGGGCGAAGCGAAAGGCGACGGGGAAGTGCGTGAACTGGCGCAGCGCGTCATCAAGAACTACCAGAGTCATTTCGATGATTACAACTTCTCCCGGGGCCTCGAGAATGTGTGGGAGCTGATCTCGAGAGTCAACAAATACATCGTTGAAAACGAGCCCTGGGCCATCGCCGAGAAGCCGGCGGAAGCCGGGAAGCTGGACAGCGTGCTTTTCCATGCGGCCGAGTCGTTAAGGCTGATCGCAGCCATGGTTGCGCCCGTCATGCCCACGACTGCCCAAAATCTATGGGAGCAGCTGGGACTCGACGGCAAAGTATCCGGCGTTCAGCTCCAGACATTGAAATGGTCGCAGGATCTCGCTGGAAAAAAGCTTCGCGCCGGTGCGGCGCTTTTTCCGAGAATGGATCCGAAAGAGGTTTTGAAAAAGATGGAGAACGCAAGCGAACAGCGAGCCGCTGCGGTTGAAAAGGCGGCACCGCAGGCGGAAGCGCCGGCGCCCGTTGCCGCCGGGAATCTGGCGGCTCAAATCACGATTGACGATTTTTCCAAGATCGATTTGCGAGTTGCGACTGTAGTTGAAGCCGAACGCGTGAAAGGTGCGGACAAACTTCTGCGCCTGGTTGTCGATCTCGGATTCGAAAAGCGGCAGATCCTGGCCGGCATCGCGATGGCGTACCAGCCCGAGTCGCTGGTCGGGCGGAAGGTCGTTATCGTGGCGAATCTGCAGCCGCGGAAGTTGAGGGGGCTGGAGTCC harbors:
- the metG gene encoding methionine--tRNA ligase — translated: MPNTFYITTPLYYVNAPPHLGGTYTTIVADTIARYKRLMGFDVKLFCGTDEHGQNIERAAKKRGISPQQLADQVYTQYRDLWKLIGIEYDEFVRTTEQRHHASVIELYTRAKANGYVYKGSYSGWYCVSCEAYAPESDPSTPVPCPDCGRQTEWFSEESYFFKLSAFQERLLELYEKNPSFIRPESRRNEIASFVKGGLKDLSISRATLKWGIPLPDDPNHVFYVWFDALTAYMSGIGYKTDPAKFEKYWPVDTHLVGKDILRFHTVYWPAFLMAAGVDTPKSVFGHGWWLSKDVKMSKSRGNVMDPFLLHEVFGSDLLRYYLLREMVFGQDCNFAIEAIIQRYNSDLANDLGNLLSRTTAMIAKYRNSQIPQSGEAKGDGEVRELAQRVIKNYQSHFDDYNFSRGLENVWELISRVNKYIVENEPWAIAEKPAEAGKLDSVLFHAAESLRLIAAMVAPVMPTTAQNLWEQLGLDGKVSGVQLQTLKWSQDLAGKKLRAGAALFPRMDPKEVLKKMENASEQRAAAVEKAAPQAEAPAPVAAGNLAAQITIDDFSKIDLRVATVVEAERVKGADKLLRLVVDLGFEKRQILAGIAMAYQPESLVGRKVVIVANLQPRKLRGLESNGMIVAASLGPEDKPILAGFHEAVENGARLK